The segment AAAGGAATATATGTTTTTACTCTCAAGCAGCAGCCTTCTGTTCCTTGCTCAATGCAATCACGACTTTCTTCAAGATGACCTCGATAGGCTGGTGTGCATTCTCCACCGCTTTTGAGATAGCTTGCCACTTCTCACCATGCTTCGGCTCACAAGCCACACATTTGGCAAGGACCTCCTTCTGGCTCTCTTCAGTCCCATGTTGAAGTTCAAATTTGTAGTACAACGCCCAGAAATCACCAATATCTGGGGCGAGGGTCACAGCCCGTTTTAACCACGCCCCGGCTTTCTCCACCTTCTTGTCTTGCCAGAAGAGCTTGGCAACGGCTGCAGTGACATGCGGGTCGCGATCACACTTCTTCATGGCATCCATACTCTTTGTTTTCCGGCGAGGACGTGGCGCCATCTCTACGTCCGCAGCCCAGAGGATACCACTGGTAGGACACTCTTGGAGAGCCTTTGACATCAGGTGCTCTGCTTCTCTCTTGTTGTCATGCCTGAGTTCAACACGTATAGCAGCCAACCATAGCTCATCTACGTGAGGATTCTTCTTCCTGGCCGTGGTGAGAATAGCCCGGGCTTTGTTCAGCCCAGTCACTCTCTCTTCAAGATTAGCGAGCGCCAGCCACAGAGGAACGCAATCTGGACAGTGCTTTAAACCAGATTCATAAGCTTTTCTGGCCTGTTCCAGATGATTGAACCGTTCCTCGAGCTGCCCACGCATCAACCAAAGCTTGAAGAATCTTGGGAACTGCTTCAAGCCTTCATTAATCAGTCTCCTCTCCGCCTCCACGTCGCCAAGTTCTCTCTCAACAATGGCTGATTTCATCCACACCCTCTCAGTCCCTCCTCTCTCCCTTGCCTTCGCAAGAAGCATTCTCGCCCTCTCCGGCTCCTTGTTCTCAAACTCAAGCTTGAAAGCAGCAAGCCAGATCTCTTCCGAGTTGGGAATTGCAGCATAAGCCTCTTGTAGAATAGCACGGGCTGCTGGAACATCTCCAGCAAGCCACTTCTCTTTAGCACCCATGAGCCAGAGAACTTCAGCCTGAGGGACATATGTCACAGCCTTACGCAACAAAGCATCAAGGGACTCCTTGCTCCCGTGGCTCTTTTCAAGCTGAGCCGCTTTAAGCCAGATGCTTTTCTTGGTCAAGAATACAGTAAGAGAATGGGCATATATTGCTCTTGCAGTCTCAATGGAACCCCTCTTCTTGCACTCCTCGGCATCAGCAACCCATGTTCTCTTTctatcctcttcctcgactccaatACCAATAGTGTTCTTGATAATTGCCTGGCATGTTGCGACAGACCCTGCTCTCTCAGAGGCCTCAGCCTCGTTCATCCAATTTTCTCGGTCAATAACAACCCCTTCTCGCTGCAGAGTCTTTATACCCCTTTCAATAATCTTCCCCACCATCTGCGTGTTCCCATTAGCTTCCTCAAGCTTAGCAGCTGTAATCCAAATAGCCGGCTCCTTAGAGAGCTTCTCTCTCGCTTTATTCAACACCTTCCTTGAATTCTCATATGTTTCAAGCCTCGCAAGTGCCAGCCACAGCTCGAGATGCAAAGGGCAGCACTCCACAGCCCTGTGAAGCAGAATCCTCGCATCTTCCTCATTAGCCAACTCAACAACAGCCTTCCACAGCCTCACCGAGTCTGGAATATGCTCCAGTCCCTTCCTCAGCACCCTACTCTTGTTCTCCTCGTCACGCTCCAGCTTCGCAGCCTCCAACCAAAGCTTCACAGAATTGGGAATCAGCTTAACACCCCTCGCAATCACCGCCTTGGCATCTTCTGGATTAGCCAACCTACAAGCTTCAAGCCAAACATCCTCATTCTTCGGGCACTCTTCGCAGCCCCTCTGAATTTGAAGCCTAGCTGCCTTAATCTTCCCATCCATCTCCTCAACTCTAGCAGCAGCAATCCACCCATTGGGATTCTTCGGATTCGACTGAGTCAGACTCTTGTACAACAACCTAGCTCTATTCCGATCGTAAATCTCTTCATCAGTGGTTCTCTTCATACTCTTCAAATCAGTCAAGTAGCCTTTAGGATCAACAACAGTCTGCCCCGAGACAGAATCCGACAACCTATCAAGCTTCAATGACAACACAGTACCTCTCCCCTCACCCACAGCAGTCAAGTCCGTCACAGGAGTCTGCCCCCACGGCGTCTCCGAACCACCAGCGGCTCTGCTCTTCGGATCCAACGCCATCACAAGCTCCTTCTCCTTCTTAGCCTTCTCCAAAAGAGTATCCGGAATAGGCACAAAGCTctcaaacttcttcttcttgttacgCAGCGAGTAATCCCCAATCTCAGGAATACTATCCCACTCATCCGCAGATAAAGTATGCAACTTCCTCTTCAAATCAGCAAACTGCTCAGTAATCTTAGGGTTACTCGCTCTATACTTCTCAATCTCCTCCTTGAGCTTCGCCTCCCTCCTGTCTTTCCTCCTCGAATCCATCCTCTGATCAATAGACTCCCAGATCGCATCAGCCTCCTTGTCATCCTCATCGTACTCCGCATTAGCAAACAAACCAGCATCGTTCCCTTCAAACTCATCAAACTTCTGATTCTCATCGTACCCCTTCTCCTCCGCCTCTTCGTCCTCCTCCGCCTTCTCCGCCGGAGCAGGCGCTACTGCAGCCGCGGCGGATCTGTCGGGAAGATCGGGAGCCGCGCGAGCAGGACCGATATCGGAACGAGTGGTGAATCCCGTAGCGCCGCGACCTAATCCGGCGACGTAATTCGACGGAGGCCTCGAGTTGAGGAAATCGAGACGAGGCttcggaggaggaggagctgcGGCTCCTCCTGCTTGCATCCCGCCGAGGAGAGGGATTTGGATGATTAGCGTTGAGAAACGAGAGACGCCGAGATCGGAGAGGAGGATTGAATCGGGATTCGCGAGGCTAGGGTTTCGCATACGGAGGGAGTAGCGGAGGAGAGGCTGGGGGAGATCGGTGCGTTGGTGGATTAACTTTTCGAAGGCGGAGATGGTGGTTGCGTTTGGGTTTACGTCGACGGAGAGAGTCTCTCCGTTCGGAATCGAGAGGAACACCATCGTTCGTTTGTAACTTTTCGTCGAGATTCTTAGGAAACTAAAACAATATCGAGGGGTAGATCGGTTTATAAGGGACGAAACAGCAAAGACGGTGGAATATGTGGTGGGCTTGGATATGGGCTTTGCGGATCCGTTTTTGGTAAAGCctatttgaagttttgaaaccGACACCGTTTTatcttcaaataattttttttaaaaataatatgcgGTGAGCGTGGATCGAACACGCGACCTTCAGATCTTCAGTCTGACGCTCTCCCAACTGAGCTATCCCCGCTTGTTGTTTATTCAATTTATGcgcattaaatattattaatggTTCTGCTTCAGGTCAATTGATTGAGCTTAATACGAACGTCGAAACATCTATGTAccataaatataattatcaCAAAATTAAGTCGAAATCATCTGCTAATCTATTTCTTAGTGTCATCCCACTTGGGGGTATCTTTTCATAACCTGTTGGTTTGTAAGTGGTAACAAGACTACCACAAAGTCAGTACATTCCAAGAAGACCAAAAAAGTGATGAGCAAAAAGGCATATACGGATTGACATTGAAGCAAACCAGTTGTATTGTATATATAGAGACATAAGATTATTATACCTCCCAGAAGATGTAGTTGGAATGTAGACTTTAACTTGGCAATATATATCAACTGGTCTCAACCAGTCTTTGCTCTTTACATTAAGAGCTTTGGTACCGTTTGAAAATTCCTAGTAAGGTCCCTAACATCAGTACCGAAGCACTGGTTTCGTCTAAGACAGTATACAAATAGGGAGATTGTGTGGATTCAGGAACGTTTCTTGGGTTAAACATTGTGCTAAGCATTTGTTTCAGTTAAACAGAAAGTAAGAGAACAACACTGAAACAAATAGTTGAAGTCTTGAAGACTTCAACATAAGAATACGCTTTGTAACTTATAGAACACAgtcaaaagaaaacaatataaaatgtGGGTTTCAAGGCTAACTTGCTGTAACTAACCAGCACTGAAGAATTCAAACTCAAAATTGTAACATCATGAGACAAGGAGTTGATCATTTTTTTCAAGTCTTGATCTTTTAGCCAATAAATGACCAACGGAAAACTCGTGAAGAGCACTCCCCATCAGTGCCATCTCTCCAGTACGCAAAGAAAACCAACATGTAAAAAGGAAACCgcaaaaaatatctaaaaactaATGGACTAAAAGTATAAGGCGAAGCGTAAGGGATAATAAGCAGAAGAAGAGCCATGAGATAGAAACCGCCTGAAGCCAAGACAAATACTGCAAGCCAATGATGCTGTCCCAAGACCAAGTATAAACCTGCGACAAAAGCCAAAGACATGGAGATAATAGAAAACCCAAGAAGTGGCACTATAAACTTGAAGGTGGTTAGCATGCACTTCATGTCAGCCAGCTGTGTCCCTATAAGAGCAACTGTCGATATAACAGCACTATAGACGGCAATGCTGTTACAGATGACGAAGGCATTAAACGCAGATTCTTTGTAAGAATGCTTCACATTTGACTTGAACTCTGTGCTGTTGTAACCTAGCGGCACACTCAAGCCAGCAGCAAAAGCCATTGTAGCCACAAGTGTTGCGACCACAAGAAGAGTGTTGACTCTGTCCTTGTACATTTTTAATGTGAAGTCTTCTTCTGTGGTAGGACTGTCTGCTTTCAGATGAACACGTGGAGCTCTAGTGGTACCGGCAGACACCAATGCCACCCATATCAACCACTGAAAATACATATAACATAGGTGATGTCAACAGCTTTTGTTAATACTgattagaaaaattattttttctcccATAAGTATGTATtactaaagagaaaaaaaattgagttttgaggctactattatatataaatggGTCTAAGGGattgtaaatttattaatttacataaTCAATATACAAATTCTAAACTGTTATTTGTTTAAATGAGTTAAATCGTTttggtttcttttctttcttcgaGTTGATTCGCGTTTGTTCACAACAACTTTGGACACAATGAGAGGGTTATAAAAGTACAAACCTGTTGGAGTGAAGGAATGGCAGCCATATACTCCTCTGCTGCATCCAAAGCAGTGAACCCTTTGTGATTCAATACTTTCAAGTCAACTCTGCTATCATGTATGAAAAGACTCACAACCTTGGGATGAGAATTGATGCTGGCTAAATGTAACGGTGTGTTTCCTTCTAAATCTTGCTCATTAATTAACCTTTTGACGTCAACTTTTCTAAGCAGATAGCCAACAGCTCCTGCATCCCCATTTTCAGCAGCCACGTGAAGAACGTTTTGTCCCTTTGAGTTAAGCATCTCTATTGTATCCGGGTGGTGTTTTAAGATCACCTTGAGAGCTGCGATGCGAGTCTTGCGACTAGCAACACAAGCTGAGTGGATGGGGAAAGAACCATCTTCACTCTTTATGTAAGCAATCTGTGTAGAACCTCCAAATCTGGTTAGCATATGCTCAACCCCTATGTCATATCCAATGGATGCTGCAAAAGCAAGTGGAGTTCTTCCATCTTCATCCCTAGAGTCTACCAGATCTGAGTCACTCTCCAGTACAGCTCTTAGAACATCGAGATTCTTGCTTTTCACTGCAGCACACACCACAGACTTGCCAACAAAGCTTGCACTCAAGCCCTGTAACATTTTCTCTACAAGTGTTACATGTCCAGCTTCAGCCGCCATATACAAGGGAGATACACCCTCCTTGTCCAGAAGAAAGCAAGTGCTCTGATCTTCCCGAACAAGCTGCAAAGAAACAGCTACATGGTTCCCTTTCAAGGCGAGGTGCAATGCAGTAAACCCATCATTGTTAGAGACATTGAAAATATTCCCAACTAGTATCTGCTCTGATCTAAGAACAATGTTTCTATCTTGCGGAAGCCGCCTTAGAGATTCAACTAGAAACTCAACTATAAGCTCGTGTCCTGCAGCAGCTGCAACATGGAGAGCAAGGTTTCCTTCGGAGTTCTGTCTCACGAGAAGAGTTTGATAATGGGAGAAACTGGGAGAATAGTTACCGACTATGTTAGGGTTCCACCTTCTAAGAACGTTTAGCTCATGGTCAAGAATACGCCGCACTAAGTGGTCATGACCATAGATAGCAGCAAGATGCAGAATAGTGTTTCCTTGAAAAGTGACCTGATCAAGAACAGGAATCTCATTTTCCTGCAAAATCTTTTCAAGATCTTGCACCTTACCCACAACCACTGCCCTATATGTCTCAGGatccataaatatataaataaaactgaatcttacttttaaaaaatgagCTGTTGAACTTTCAAATCATCAGTATAGATTCTCTTCCTTAGTGAGATATGCTTGACCTCTTCTGTGAATCTtcagaaattttattaaaaaagcttaaaacataataaaagctATACATTCATAGTACCAATCTAACACATATGTAATGTGTACTAATGGTGGACTATTTTTTTTACTGTATATGCTAACATGAAACAGCTACAGCTGTAGAGTAACATGCAGTGGTGGGAACAAGTAGTCTTAAAATAATCAGAAAAAAACTTTTCAACATGTTTAT is part of the Brassica rapa cultivar Chiifu-401-42 chromosome A09, CAAS_Brap_v3.01, whole genome shotgun sequence genome and harbors:
- the LOC103846633 gene encoding protein STABILIZED1 — its product is MVFLSIPNGETLSVDVNPNATTISAFEKLIHQRTDLPQPLLRYSLRMRNPSLANPDSILLSDLGVSRFSTLIIQIPLLGGMQAGGAAAPPPPKPRLDFLNSRPPSNYVAGLGRGATGFTTRSDIGPARAAPDLPDRSAAAAVAPAPAEKAEEDEEAEEKGYDENQKFDEFEGNDAGLFANAEYDEDDKEADAIWESIDQRMDSRRKDRREAKLKEEIEKYRASNPKITEQFADLKRKLHTLSADEWDSIPEIGDYSLRNKKKKFESFVPIPDTLLEKAKKEKELVMALDPKSRAAGGSETPWGQTPVTDLTAVGEGRGTVLSLKLDRLSDSVSGQTVVDPKGYLTDLKSMKRTTDEEIYDRNRARLLYKSLTQSNPKNPNGWIAAARVEEMDGKIKAARLQIQRGCEECPKNEDVWLEACRLANPEDAKAVIARGVKLIPNSVKLWLEAAKLERDEENKSRVLRKGLEHIPDSVRLWKAVVELANEEDARILLHRAVECCPLHLELWLALARLETYENSRKVLNKAREKLSKEPAIWITAAKLEEANGNTQMVGKIIERGIKTLQREGVVIDRENWMNEAEASERAGSVATCQAIIKNTIGIGVEEEDRKRTWVADAEECKKRGSIETARAIYAHSLTVFLTKKSIWLKAAQLEKSHGSKESLDALLRKAVTYVPQAEVLWLMGAKEKWLAGDVPAARAILQEAYAAIPNSEEIWLAAFKLEFENKEPERARMLLAKARERGGTERVWMKSAIVERELGDVEAERRLINEGLKQFPRFFKLWLMRGQLEERFNHLEQARKAYESGLKHCPDCVPLWLALANLEERVTGLNKARAILTTARKKNPHVDELWLAAIRVELRHDNKREAEHLMSKALQECPTSGILWAADVEMAPRPRRKTKSMDAMKKCDRDPHVTAAVAKLFWQDKKVEKAGAWLKRAVTLAPDIGDFWALYYKFELQHGTEESQKEVLAKCVACEPKHGEKWQAISKAVENAHQPIEVILKKVVIALSKEQKAAA
- the LOC103846623 gene encoding protein ACCELERATED CELL DEATH 6 codes for the protein MDPETYRAVVVGKVQDLEKILQENEIPVLDQVTFQGNTILHLAAIYGHDHLVRRILDHELNVLRRWNPNIVGNYSPSFSHYQTLLVRQNSEGNLALHVAAAAGHELIVEFLVESLRRLPQDRNIVLRSEQILVGNIFNVSNNDGFTALHLALKGNHVAVSLQLVREDQSTCFLLDKEGVSPLYMAAEAGHVTLVEKMLQGLSASFVGKSVVCAAVKSKNLDVLRAVLESDSDLVDSRDEDGRTPLAFAASIGYDIGVEHMLTRFGGSTQIAYIKSEDGSFPIHSACVASRKTRIAALKVILKHHPDTIEMLNSKGQNVLHVAAENGDAGAVGYLLRKVDVKRLINEQDLEGNTPLHLASINSHPKVVSLFIHDSRVDLKVLNHKGFTALDAAEEYMAAIPSLQQWLIWVALVSAGTTRAPRVHLKADSPTTEEDFTLKMYKDRVNTLLVVATLVATMAFAAGLSVPLGYNSTEFKSNVKHSYKESAFNAFVICNSIAVYSAVISTVALIGTQLADMKCMLTTFKFIVPLLGFSIISMSLAFVAGLYLVLGQHHWLAVFVLASGGFYLMALLLLIIPYASPYTFSPLVFRYFLRFPFYMLVFFAYWRDGTDGECSSRVFRWSFIG